The DNA segment CATTGAATCAATGCAAACTATCGCGTTTATAGGTTTTCTATTTTGCACAACAAAAAGAAAGAACCTCTTCTCTATCAAACGCAATCATTTTGTGTAAAGTTCGTGCGTCGATAAAGGGAAGCGGTTCTTTTGGTTTTGCCCTAATACAAGGTTAAATATCCGACTTTCGCTTTTTTAATTTTCTAAACAGAATGGGACTTCACCCTGAACCAGCATTTTAGATCGGCTGGACAAAATAAAATAGCGAAGCCCTCCGCTTGATCCTCTAATTACGAGCTTCGTAGACAATATTAAAAGGGGATTCTGCAGCTCGACGGAAACGAGTGAAACCGCCCTTCGTCACGACCTCCCTCATACGCGCTTCACCAGCCTGGGCACCCAGACCTAATGCCACTTCCTGACTTAAGGAGCTAGGTGTACAAAACATGGTTGATGCGGCATAATAAACACGCCCAACAGGATTCAAATTTTGTTCGAGGTGATCATGCGCGAACGGTTCGACAATAATCACGGCACCGTCTTTGTTCAGGGATTTGCGCGCGTGTGTAACAGCACCAACCGGATCTCCCATGTCGTGAAGGCTGTCAAACATCGCCACTAAATCATATCCTCCTGCCGGATAATCCTTTGCAGTCGCAACCTCAAAGGTTATGTTCTCAACGCCCGCTTTACGTGCAGCGTCACGTGCCTTTTCAATCGAAGGTGCATGGGCGTCAAATCCGTAAAAGTGAGAATTGGGAAACGCTTGAGCCAGAATGATCGTAGACGTACCGAAACCGCAACCCACATCCGCAGCCTTAGCTCCTTTCTTTAACTTGTCCACCATGCCATTTTCAAGGGAAGGAATCCATACTTGAGTGAGCTGAGAAAGATACGTAGGTCTAAAGAACTTGGCAGTGGCACAGAAAATATGTTCGTGT comes from the Leptospira sp. WS92.C1 genome and includes:
- a CDS encoding class I SAM-dependent methyltransferase translates to MTIDQQKLEQLVGKLFGEISAGYSGALVLLGETLGYYKALANGPLTSSELAQATNTNERYAREWLSAQAAGEYLQYDPKEKKFSLSPEQAMIFNNEDSPAYLMGGFYGISAMFAAVPKLADAFRTGEGVPWGEQHEHIFCATAKFFRPTYLSQLTQVWIPSLENGMVDKLKKGAKAADVGCGFGTSTIILAQAFPNSHFYGFDAHAPSIEKARDAARKAGVENITFEVATAKDYPAGGYDLVAMFDSLHDMGDPVGAVTHARKSLNKDGAVIIVEPFAHDHLEQNLNPVGRVYYAASTMFCTPSSLSQEVALGLGAQAGEARMREVVTKGGFTRFRRAAESPFNIVYEARN